CACCGTCACCTCAGGCAGGACTTCTGCCCATTTACTGCTAAACCAGGGGCTGATAACGTGACCTTGTCCTTCCTGTGGTTTATGCACGATCCGGGGCTCAGGGAGGGGTCACCCTGACCCGGGCACTGGGCGGGGCAGACTTTagactaaaagaggggagatttagattagatataagggagaaattcttcactcagagggtgacgaggcactggcacaggctgtccagagaagctgaggatgccccatccctggaagtgttcaaggccaggttggatggggctctgagcaacctggtctggtgggaggttggcagggggctggaactagatggtctttaaggtcccttccaacccaaaccattctgtgattcttcactgagagggtggctgggcactggaacaggttccccagggagCCTGctagagttcaagaagcatttggacaacgctctcagacacaggtttgattttggggtggtgctgtgtggaccaggagctggactcgatgatccttgcgGGTGCCTTCCAACTCACGttattctgattctgtgattctttgattctttcTGTTGTCAGCTCGGATTGTCCCCTTTATCCACGGGGGAGAAGAAAAGTCAGTCCCCTGGCTCTCAGGAAACCAGGCAGCCCCATAAGCGCTGTGCTCAGAGCCAGCACGTCCCCAGGAGCTGCGGCTGGCACAAAGGCTTGCAGCGCCGcaccctccccagccagcacgTGCTGCCCCGCGCCCCTGGGTGTGCTGGCCCTGGCCTCGGCACGGACCCAACCCACGCCACTGCAGCATCCCCGTGCACGtcccaggagcacagcaggaattgctcccagctgctccctgcaagAAGCAATGCAGTTCTAGAagctttctccttctttttgctctctctttAGTTTGCCTGTGTGTTTCTTCCTCCCCTCAAGAGGCTGTGGCACCTTTGATCTCTAGCCACACTGCAGAGCCCCACAGAGCTTGCCGATCGCCCACATCCTGTTTTTGATCAGCCGTGCAGCTCATGGCCCTCAAAACACCGTGTTGCGGTCACACATCGTGTTGTAGCAACCCGAGTGTCCTCTCACCACCACTAGAATAGCATCATTTATCTAACTGCCTTTCTTACGCTTGTTGGGTGCCCAGGCTCACTGGGCCTTCCCAATGCTAAAAGCAGGCACGTATCTCCCAAGATAAGGCAAACTAACTTTCCATACCAAAAGGAGTCACTGCTCTGGGCCATATAGCTGCCCTGATTTCCACCAGAGATGCAGCCCTAGGGAGCAGAGTTTATACAGCATTGTAAATACCTTTTATATAAGATGAGGAGAAGGATGTACGAGAGCAGCGCACCCTATCCAGCCCCCGCCTCTGCCATTGCAGTCTTTATAAACCAGCTGCAACCAAGGCAGGAGGCAGCATTAATGCAGAGCTCATttctgaggagctgcaggaggcagaaagTGAAGCACACCCAGCCCGGCTGCTGCACTGCTGTcagcctgcagagcccagccagCCACGCTCTAGGCGAAGAGCTCTGGCCTGACTTTGAGCAGGCACTGATTTTCACCCCCACGAAAAAGCGTCTGTAGCACAGGTAGGCGAATCTTCAGCCTCCGTTCATACAAACAAGACTAGGAATATTTGCTTCTTCAGACATAAATGCATACGACAGCCAGGGCCCCGAGTCCTGGGCCAGACGGACAGAGGTGTGCTctgctgtggcagagcaggaCCCGCCAGTGGCTCACGGCGACAGGCAGCTGCAAGCACGCAGGCTCTGGGCagctctcttccctttctttgagGTCTGGTAAAGACCTCAAACAGTATCCTAGGCTTAGGGTAAAAGCAGAGTAACCATGTAAGATACTGTTCTGTGCAGGTCTCTGAGCATTTGCCTCTCTCGGTTTGACCTCGCAAGGGCCCTTTGCTGATGCCTGTGTTTTCCAGGAAGTCCAGCAAATAACAACATACATTTACTTGCAAGTGAAAATTAACATATCTAAGGAATTCCTAGTCTGTTTCTTAGCAACACTATGCACCAAGGAAGAATCTTGACCCTGTTGAAATATAAGTATTTCAAGCATTTCATTCGGACTCTGATACGGACACAAAACTTTGCAGGTACAGTTAGCTCAGGCATAACTTAGTGAGAATAAGTAAACAGATTAGCTAAGTTAGACATATTTCCACTAATAAGTTAGGCGTGTTACTTGGCATGagttacaaaataataacatttgCCTTACCAAATTGCAAAAACATGACTGAGTTTAATGTCTCTTTTTAAGTGTCAGAtctctttgttctctttggGGTATTAATCAACCTTCACCAGATTTTCTGGTTATTGTGGCCACGGTTGCTTTCACTTGGACACCCATACATCTGCCTTTAACTCCAAGTTGTCCCCGTGGAAAtaatctctgcttttctttcttctctctgccaCCATGACTGGCGCAGCGAAGCTGTTTCTTGAGGCAACAGCTGACAAGCCAAAAACTCGGTGTCCAGAAATGAGCTCCAATGAGGAGAATCATGGCAAATCCAGGCCCCAGCCCACCCGTCTGACAAGGATCAGCCCCAAGCCCAGCTCCATGCCCAGGTGCCGGGGCTGTGCCTCCTTCGGGGGCTCCCCGCCAGGCATCCAGCAGCCCACAGAGCAGTGTTTATCAATTACAGGAGTACCGGGACAGGCTGTTTTTATCTGGGGTTCGTCTCCACGGAAAGCTATCGGTTTCAGTCTGAGGTTTCTGAAAAGACCAGGAAATCCTGCCACAGCAATATCTGAATTGCAAACAGCTGCACATTCTTCTCAGTCAACAGACAAACGAGGCACACAAGgcatttaaattacatttaaaattcttccaATTGTACCTGGAAAACACAATTAGGCTGCTTGCTCTGACCTAACAGCCTATTTCTGTGTTGcctgagaggaaaataaaagtcctCTGTTTCTTCACGTTTATATCCATATTTATTATAGCACCTCATATGAGCTGTCAAGTGAGCCCTCATTGCCTGCAGTCTCTGCCTCCGGCCCAGGCGAGTGTGGGCAGGCACCAAGCACAGCCCGCAGGGAGGCCCCCGGCCAGCGCCTGCCTGCACCCACACCAGAGCCAGCCCTGATCGTCCCTGGGGGAGATCCTCTGCTCCGCTCACCTTAAAGAGGTCAAATTAACTTGAACTGTGTGCTTAGACCACTGCATGCTGACGAGCATTTTCTCCAGCCTGCTAAAAATCCAGTAAGCTGATTTGACCGCAGTAATCTCAAGGGGCGATGGTGACGACACCGAGCACTGAAATGACCTGTCACTGAGCTGACACAGCACAGAGCATGCTGTTTCTAGCAAGCATGATAGGAATTGCACAAAAAAGCTCTGTGGCTTTGACAGGGCTCCACAGAGCCCCACCGTACCCTTCGCTGATTTGGTCATTGTCACCAGCCTGTTTTCATCTCAGAACGTCTCCCCTGGGGTCTGCCGTAAGCTCCGGGCTCCGTCCTGTTTCTAACGGGACTTTGTCACTGGCTTTAGTGGAAGTGCTTGCTTTATTAGACACCTTTGAGGACTCTGACTTCAGTAACAGGAAATAAATAGCTATAAATCTTgcattcaattaaaaaacattattaacaCTAAAGTATGCTGAGGAGGTTCTGCAAAGGTTCTTCACATCTCGGAGTTAGttgtttttcatgttaatgAAGAAGTCCACAGTGCActctgattaaaaattaaaataattaaaaacccCAGAGCATTTTAAATACCATCAGTCCCACCGTAAGGTTGTGTGAGGAGAGGAACAAATTCAGCCTTGAGTTTGACCTGCTGCAAGCCTCCAGGTGAGCTGCTGCGCATgttccctggccctgctgcaggctcctgaGCAGAGCCCCAGACATCATGGACAGCACACGCCGTGTCAGACCCgactttcttcctcttccagtgCCCGGTGAAGGCCTGGGATGAATTTCAGAAGATGCTTTCGTACGCTTGATCTCCTGCTCTTCCGTGGGAGTGTCCCAAAGCTACTCGAGCAGCCACCTCCCTCCCAGAGTGGGGACAtggacccgctgctggccaggctGATGCTGCGGTTCCTGCGCAGGGAGGACCTCCCGGCCGCGccgtcaccgtccctggggaaGAAGCACTCGTCATCGATGCTGGACTGGCGGCTCAGGCTCTCTGCAGCAGAATCATCGAAGGCGCTGCTCTGGTAGAAGCTGTCCTCACTGTCCACAGTCATGGAGCTCAGCCGGCTTCGGGAGCTGCTCTCGCTGGAGAAGCGAGGCTTGATCGGAGAGACAGGTCCCGGTGTGCCACAGCCACCAAATAAGTTGGCCTCTTCCAGCTCCAGCGTGTCCAGCAGAGCATTGTCATTCACCTCTCCTGGAAGCAGAGGTCAAGGAGGAGCATTACTCAAAGGCATCTGCTCAAGGCCAGAGAGCTGGAAGCCTATGCGAGCAGAGATGGCCTCGGGCTCCGCAGCAGCTGTCCCAAAACAGCGCTGCAGGGAGGTCAGCATGGCCATTCCTGTCCCTCTGTTCAGCCGAGGCCATCAGCTGTGTCTCTCATGGGTCTCACCCTTCCCCTCCGCCCTCCCAGCCGGGGCAACCTGAGGGGTGCGGTGGTGTTTCTGCGCCACGAGGGAACGGGGGAGGATCGCGCCCAGCATCCCTTCTCACCCCGCATTTCCCAGCTGTGTGGGGCTCTCTACCCCTGCCTTGCCCCGAAATGCAGAACCAAAGTTGCTCCCAGGGCAACCTGTAAATAAGGGGagggctttgtttgtttgtttttaagtccagaaaaagagaatggaaaagaaactttGCAACCCACATGAACTCATTTCCTAGAACTCAGGCAAAAGAGCCTTTAGTCTACATCAGCAAAGCAGCATCCAAATTCAttagacactgaaaaaaaggctttccCATGGGCCAGCCCCATGCCCTCATTAACaggggaaaaagcaagcaaatgaaaatcaggTTAAAGGAATGCTTGCTACTGATCAGCCCGAGTTTCCACAGAAGGtctcagcagtgctgtggtTTCCGACCCGGAAAAGACGACTTACCATGCAGCAAGCGCTGTTCCCGTAAGTGCAAAGAGCGGAACTCCAcccatttctgctgcagagtTTTCTGTGAAGGATAAAGAGGGCTACCTGTCATTCACACACTTTCACAGAGatttaaaacacttcaaaagaGAGGCTTCTCAGGCAGTACGCTTCACCTACAGGAAGCAGCTGTGTGCCCTCTTCTCACCAGCATGACAACAGTTGTCCTGGAGTTTAGCAAACTTCCCCCACAAAGCACAACTGCCCTCATGCCCTGAGCGCTCTGGCCGAGGCGCTTCACATATGAGATTTGCAAAAGTAGAAGGCTAAAATCTGGAGAGCATGCAGCATGCATTCGGACAGCAAACCTAGAAAACCAGTTTCTCAGGGGGGCGGCACTGCCGACCTCTGTCAGAAACCTGCCGCAGCCCAGAGCCGGCTGGCTGCTACCAGGGCCCCGTGCCCCttgctcctggctctgccagcaATGCAGGCACATCGCGGTCAGCGATGCCCTGATCCTGCAGTTGGGAACACATCACCCCGACTGTCCTTACAGCCTGCAAGTGCTGACATACTATCCTAACAATGAGcaatgcttaatttttttcctctgttgcagATGATCTTTtgataaagcaaataaaacgCTGCATAACTGATTCAAAACCAGCCAGGTTAACCTCTGCCTGGAGTAGGTGCTTCCTCAGTGACCTGCATGAACTCGGTGCACCTCAAACATGCAGCTAGGCACCCTGACAAgtcatatttatatatgcaaaCTGCCCAGGCTAAGCTTGTGTGGGCAATCTTGCTACTCCTTGCACATTTCTCCCCTGCTCCACACTTCAGAAAAACCAAtcaagcacacacacaccatccCAAGGGTAAAGCACCGCCACCCATCCAGCACCCAGACAGCCTCCCCTGCAATACGGGAGCAATGACCGCTGTCGAGGAGGGCCTGAGACACCGCTGTGCTCCCCACCTGCCCCTGGGTGACCACggtggcagagcagggctggcggTGCCCGCACCCAGCACCGCGACGCCCCCGCTGTAGgccagaggtgctggggagTTGTCCAAAGACATTCTTTGCCCCCTTTGGGACCCAAGCAAAGCAACCTCCCATTGATGGTTTCTCCCATCTAATTAGGCCTCATTAGCAGCTCATTAACTGGCACATGGCACATGTACCCACTcgctgctcccagctgcccgTTCAGCCCAGCTGCTGAGCACCTTTACGCAGGGTGTGCTCGTGGAGCGGCCCAGCCCTGCGATGGCAGCCACCAGCACGCTGCTCCCTGGCTGCGGTTACACGGCTTCCAGCTGCTGAACACATCCCGTGGTGAGACATCAGATACAGTCACAACCAAAATTAGGTTCTTTCCACTGCCGCCACTCTCCTGATCACGCAAGGGCCAGGCCCACACCCAAATTCTGCACTGCAAGAACTCTCATTGCAGAGATTTGGCACTTCTGGGAAACAACTGTTTTCTAAAACCTGAAAGCAGAGCATTTCACAGCAGATTTGGTTTTTATAATTCTCTGaatggggggtgggaggggcaGCCTGTGTCTTGTGACTGTGCCATTATTTCGAGAAGCTGTCTAAGGGAGAAGCCTGGGCGGCTTCTCATGGCGGTGGGGCTGGGACCAGCGGGCAGGTGGCAGCAGCGGCGCTGAGTGGGACTGGGAGCATCACGGCACAAACcagggctggcactgctgccaCTGCCAGAGCAGTGCCTCTGCTTCAGCCAGCACTTTGTCCTCGCAAACTTCCCTGGGTGTTGCAGCAGGTCCTCCTAGTGCCGGTACCCCTCAGAGGTTTCAGCTGGGCAGCTCCATCAGGCTGGTAGGGCGAATGCTCTGTGGTGGTGCTTGTGATAGCCCACATAGCCTGGTGCCCCCCTCGCATGGGCACAGAGATGAAGTCTCTGGCATGTTCCCCACCCTCTCCAGACTTGCTGTCCAGCCAGGTGGTCTCAGCATCCCTGCTTGCTGCCGTGGCTCCCGCCAGCCTTGGGCATAGGGGATGTGGTCACAGCGCTCCCCATGAGCCCAGCATTGCACCTGGACCTGCGGCACTGCCCCCTGCATCCTGccccacctcctgcagctggcagcccctgcctgcctcctgcacGACACATGCCACAGCGCAGCTCTGCACCCAGACACCGAGCAGCCCTCTGGGCTAACAAAGGTGTCCCAACCTCCTGGTGGTCCAGACCAGGTTTGAGTATTGCCAGCAGTCCTTTGTCCCCCATCACCCTAAAGCTGAGAGCATCTCACAGCCCATGATTAATTTTACCtccttcagagagaaaataacagcTAGCTGTGGGGCAGTAACACCTAAACCCAGCCCAGATATCTCCAGAAGCATCCTCCATAGCCCATCTTAGTTTAATGAGTACTGAAGGGCCTCATCCTTCCTCGTTGTATCCTCGCTGTACAGTCCTCACGTAGCCATTACATTATCTACATCATAAAAATCATATACCAAGCAACCTGCCCTGTGCTATATTCTCATAAATTCAGTGCCAACCAGATCAAGGTTCCTCATCAATCTTACAATTTGATATTTGAGGGGGGAAAGAATACTCCAAAATTTCTACACAtaatgttttgacattttcaaaatgttgtttaaaCTTAACTGTTTACTTAGAGCACTAGTTAATTTTTAGTCTGACAAAATTTAAGAAGAGGTCAAAGctatcagacttttttttttttttatcattttttcatcatttgaCCTAACTCAAAACAAGGCTATGAAATGCTGTCAAGATGAAcgtttttttcttccctaaaccAGGGCAGGGAAAGAGCTGGAGAAGCTCAGCACCCCAGGCAGGGAGAGCACTCGAACCCATTCAGAAAATGCCCAGGGGCTTGGGGAGGACCCCCAGTGCTGGAGGTGTGTGAGTTGCTGGGATGTTATGAGGAACCAGACCTCCAGGGCAGTCGTGGCGTGACTGCCTCAGCCAGCACCGCGGTGCCGTGGCCTGCGTGGTCCCGCAGCGCCGCACCTGACAGTGCCGCAGCGCGCTCAgtccaggctgcagcacagtcAGTCCAGGCAGTCCTGGCACTGTCCGTCCCCGTGTGCCCATGGgacctggcagctgcagcaccaccCTTGGAGGTGCCGTGGCTGGCGGTGCCAGCACGGAGGACACGTGGGTGCCATTCCCCTGCCACGCCACCCGGCCACCCCCACGAGCAACGGACCCACAACAGCCCTCTGCTTTGTGCAGCAGAGAAGCGGCTCACTGCGTTaccttcagcagctgcagcttggTCTCGAGCTCCATCTTCCTCAGGTACATGGCCCCGTTGACAGTCTCCAGCCTGGAAGGAAGAGGTGCTTTGGGTACCGGCggccccacagcagcacgtGGTGCCGCGGTGTCCTCGGGGAGGGGATGCACACAGGACAGGGGAGGCCCCGCGTGCTGTCACCTCTCCTCAACAGCTGACTTCAGCAACAGTGGTGTTGGTGCCAGATGGGCAAACACACGGTGCGGTCAAGAGACACGCACATTACAGTCCTATGCGTCTGAGACAGTATGGGGCTGCTGGTTAGCACGAGGTTTCCTGGTTTCCAGTGGGACAGACTATTAAACTAAAAACACTCTGGAGGACAGATGCCTACCTCAAATAGTTCCCTGAAGACTTTATCAAGTCTACTATTTGCTTGTGACTAAACCCATCAGTGTTCACTCCATTGATATTGGCAAGGATATCACCTGTTAGAGATAAGCAGAGGCTGTAATGAGCATCTTCAGCATACGCATCCCTTCcactttctctaaaataaaactaatggggataaaaagcaaaatagggCCACCcatagtgggaaaaaaaaacgctaATAGTTACCAATTTGAAGGCCAGATAAATGAGCAGGACTTTCTTCTTGAATTTTGCAGACACAAGTGCATACCTCCAAGGAGTAATCATTTTGGTTTGGAAATCTAATAGTCTGTAAGTAACAAAGCAACAGTATTACCAATATTAAAGTCATGATAACAATTTAATACTTAAGATACTGTCATACAGCctaatttgttttcatagtcTTTTTACGCCTTTTTAAAATAGTACGGCTGTGTTGAGCAGATTATATGATCATATAAGTGTGAACACTAAAATGTTGTAACTTAACAATTGGAAATAGCTTTCTTATGATTAGAGAACAGTAGGCACCTGACAGATGTCTGTACATTGTTTTTGCAAAGCCTAGTTTTAAAGCAAGTTGATTATTCATTATCAAAAACTCAGTAACTTCAGTCAAGAACATCTATTAGCAGGGATGCAAATTGCTTTCTGGTTTGCCCTACAACTGGAAGGATATTTCATGTTCCCAGTCACGACATGGCAGGGCATGGCCTTGGCTTTTCAAATGATTGACTCCTCCTCATTGTGAATGCCACATTAAGCCATCAAGTGTTGCCAGACAGACCAGTTAACAATAACAACTGAAAAGATTAACCTAACTTTGCTCTTCTGGTCTCTTATACTCATTATCTACATatgtccctccctccccttaaaaagtgttttatatttttgactTATACATTTACATGTATGTTAAATAACTGTAAGCAAAATCCATCATCTGATTATCAACTCTGacattcatttagaaaaatgctAAACTAAGAGATGTAACCCGAGCAAGTCTTACCATGACAGGAAATGTCTTTTTAGTTACATGCAAATATCACTATTTAGCCACATCCTCTACCAAATTCTAATACTGAAGCTGAAGTTCCTGAAAACCTATGACAGCCAAATCTACCCTAGATATAAGAAGTCATGTTAGATTCTCAAATTTCTCAGTCCACATGGAATGAAGACTGGAATGAGTTCAAAGTTTATCAGGCCAAATTACACCAATTCAGTGATTTCAGACTTAGACCAACAGTAAAACTTTCAGTTAAACTAAGGACACCATGAGAAACACGAGGATTTTGAAGGACTTCACATGCAATACAGCAAATACAGCAGTCCAATTATTTTGGAGTAGATACCTAGGTTTTAGGTGGCTGCAGAGTGGGGAGAGACATGGGACTCAGAGTGCCTTCCTGCAAACATCTGGGCACGTACAGATCCATACTGCATCCATCTTGCCTCCAGACTCCAGTTCACGAGTGGGAAGTACTAGTAGAAGCAGCAGTTTGCGAGAAACTCTGGCATTCAGCCACCACTGTAATTCTCATAAATTCCCTGCAGATGGTGGACCTAGAGTTTCACATCATCTTATTCTGGTttgcttaaatttaaattatagtAATGGAACTGCAACTTCTAAATAATGGATTATTTTTAGTACCAGACAGATGCTGTCTTTTCAGAGCCTGGACTTTCTAGTGAAATGCTTACACTGAATGTACGTTCAGGAAGAAATATGCCAAGaacaattaattttaatcagAATGTCACATATAATGAAAATCCACCCTGACAATTTATACAAAAGCCTAATAATTGACTCAATTATCTTCACTTCTGAAAGCTCTCTACTGTTCCTGAGCTGAACACTTCCACATTCATTATGCAGAGAATCAAATCTTAAAGAGTTAGGTTTTTCCTAATGCACTCATTTCACTGAAGTTagtattttccctttgtgtGTAGATAAAGGCAAGTGCTCTGAAGATgcgctgcagcagcagtaaaTGAGACCAAAGGGGCAGCGTGGGAGGTGTTCTCATGCACCGCCGGGACAGAACAGCTCCTGCTCTCACAGAAGAGGCGTGTGGCTCGGCTGAGATGCCTAATGCTTCCTTGAGGGTGCTTCAAAATGCGTTGTTCATATGCTCTGCAGATGTCCCCATGTGGTTTATTTCACACCCTCAGTTGTGCCCTGAGGCAGTAACCACACTGCCTTGTACAGCAAGCACAAGGTGTTTTTTAGGAAAAGAGCTGTttgatctctctctttttatataaaaatatttccatacaaaattctctgaaaaatattcaacTAGGGAGGAAAGAACATGTTCCCATTGCACACTTGAGGTTTCCCCTGCTCTCAGTGCTCTGACTTCTGGCAGGTCAGAAACTCTTATCTGTGACCTTCGctatgaaaaaaacatcagaaatgcaCCCCATTTCTGCATCACTGCTCTATTAACATAATTTGGAGGATGTGACACTTAAGAGTTTGcaccagattttatttttaaatgaattgaCTCGTCATTTAAGGCTTACCTGTATTTCAAACCCAAACGTCTCTTTGTCATCTTTGAATATAGCAACAAGGTGTCTGTAAGAAAAACACTCAGGATTACACACAGCCCCCGGGGTGCACTCCCTTTCTAGCAGGGTCCTGTCCCCGTCGCTGCCCCGCTCCGTGCTCGCAGGGGAACCAGCACGCCTCGCTCACGGCCGCAGCCACGGGGCCGCCTCGCTCCCTGGGCCCTAGCCTGGCGGGCTGCGCTTCTGCCAGCGCACGCGAGTGGCCGTGGCTGTTACAGAAGGGAATCTTCCTACCTCTGTGGCCTGGAGGAGTCACCCAAGGAGCTGGATCTGGTTAAAGCGAGCTGGAACCAGaaatgggagaggaaaagggtCAGTAGGTTCGCAGTTCCGTGGGGCACTCTCTAAAGCAGGTGCTTTGGAGGAGGCACAGGGCGCAGAGCCGTGCTGAGCTTGCACCAGTCACCGCGGGCAGGACTCAGGAGCCCAGGggccgcagccctgccctgggacAAAATCAGGGGCAGGAGAAGCATCTCCCCACTTTGCACAGCCACTAGAGGCTTCCTGAAATGGGAACGCAGCACGACGAAACTGTGAGCAAACAGGCCCCAACTTCAGATGAAAGTTTgcactttaaaatagaaaactgcCATCAGTCAAACGCGAGCATAAATGCTCAGAGCGTCAGGCAGAGCCAAGTGCAGAACTGCAAGAGCGCTCAGCACCGCTCTCAGAGCCCTTTTCAATGCTGGCAGCAAGCTCGGCGAGGCGCAGGTGGCCACAGCACGTTCTGGTGCAAGGCACGGCACTCGCCTGCATGAGGCCATAGTTGAAGGAAttcatgtgtatttttattatgttggAAATTAGGCCCTGGAAAAATGagctcttgcatttttttccaaccttctaaatgcaaaatgaagcaCTACTGTGGTGCTAACATTACACATTACagagtataaaaaaaaaaaaaaaaacaggtactCTTAGCACATAATAATATTGATTCATTTGTTCTCCTCCAGTGAAGATCGAGGTATCCTCACTAGGAGACAGTACTGCAGTGCCAGTTCCacctttatttgaaaaaaaaaaatcagtgtaacTACTCAAGACAGTAGAaactggaagaagaagaggCACAACCACTAAAGAGAAACCCTGCATTCAGTAGGGCTTCAGAGATGGATCTCCCATCACATTAACTCTAAAAGAGTGAGGCTTCAAGACTAAAGGCCAGGGATTGCCATCACTTCCATTAAAACTGTAACGATTACCTATATGGTGCCTAAATCATGTTTCTGTTATGCTAAGACCTCACCTTTCTTTCACACCTTTCCCCTAAAAATCTGTGGGCATTTATAAACTTAACACCtatgagaaacagcagaaagcacacacacacatatgctAAGAAAACTGCAGCCAGCTCTCAGCAGTTTCTAGTGGTGGCCACATAGCATTTCCAAGCTGATGCATGGGCATGGCAACAAGCACCTGGCATCCCTGCTTCAGGCAAGGCAGACCCATGACTAAAGAGGCctggagcaaaaaaaaaagatcagtgcTAAATATTAATTCTTCCTTTCACTTTTAGTGAACAACAAATAAGGAATTACTTTATCGATGTATAAAACATCCCAAGCTTCAATGGTATAAAGTCATGCCACTGTAAGACTACCTATAAAACCTCCATttcataaatatgcatttacttggagagagaaaaggagaggaaggagaggtgaCATTGTAATAATAAACTGTGCGTAAGGTGGGAGAGTTAACTGCAGGCGTAAACCtgggctgctcagccccactAGGCGAGGTCTCTGCAGAGCAGTTCCCATGCCTGATGTACGTGCTGTAATTTAtctttaacacacacacagttgCGTCACGGCCATTATCGTTTGTTTATCTCTACATCTGGAGCAATCCCCACGCAAAGTGCTCCTG
This sequence is a window from Cygnus olor isolate bCygOlo1 chromosome 6, bCygOlo1.pri.v2, whole genome shotgun sequence. Protein-coding genes within it:
- the LOC121072679 gene encoding cytohesin-interacting protein, with amino-acid sequence MARFPFSYLLIAQRAYLSSLGHASIQQCLFRHPSAGMSLRKLIQQNHNASAVGFGVGPACVSHGEPGLQMDSRRLQHLASTVGTLPRGRKQLALTRSSSLGDSSRPQRHLVAIFKDDKETFGFEIQTIRFPNQNDYSLEVCTCVCKIQEESPAHLSGLQIGDILANINGVNTDGFSHKQIVDLIKSSGNYLRLETVNGAMYLRKMELETKLQLLKKTLQQKWVEFRSLHLREQRLLHGEVNDNALLDTLELEEANLFGGCGTPGPVSPIKPRFSSESSSRSRLSSMTVDSEDSFYQSSAFDDSAAESLSRQSSIDDECFFPRDGDGAAGRSSLRRNRSISLASSGSMSPLWEGGGCSSSFGTLPRKSRRSSVRKHLLKFIPGLHRALEEEESRV